One region of Anopheles stephensi strain Indian unplaced genomic scaffold, UCI_ANSTEP_V1.0 ucontig95, whole genome shotgun sequence genomic DNA includes:
- the LOC118517339 gene encoding U4/U6.U5 small nuclear ribonucleoprotein 27 kDa protein-like — translation MPSSPKRRKERERPRRRKRSRDRSDRDRSGGRDRKRSAERERDRDRDRDRSRRKSRSRSRSRSRSRSYERNLDKPTASSSRRTAQMKPMVPESELEGKTPEEQEMLKTMGFCGFDTTKGKKVEGNDVGEVHVILKRKYRQYMNRKGGFNRPLDFVA, via the exons ATGCCTTCGTCGCCCAAGCGCAGGAAGGAACGCGAACGTCCCAGACGCCGAAAGCGTTCCAGGGACCGGAGCGACAGAGATCGATCCGGGGGGCG TGACCGCAAACGTTCAGCCGAACGGGAAAGAGATCGAGACCGGGACCGGGATCGAAGCAGAAGGAAATCGCGATCCAGATCCAGATCGCGTTCGAGATCGAG GTCATACGAACGAAATCTGGATAAACCCACCGCTTCCTCGTCACGTCGTACTGCCCAAATGAAACCCATGGTACCTGAATCTGAACTGGAGGGTAAAACGCCGGAAGAGCAGGAGATGCTCAAGACGATGGGCTTCTGTGGGTTCGATACAACGAAAGGCAAAAAGGTGGAGGGCAACGATGTCGGTGAAGTGCACGTCATATTGAAGCGCAAATATCGACAGTACATGAACCGGAAGGGAGGCTTTAATCGACCGCTGGACTTTGTTGCCTAA
- the LOC118517336 gene encoding beta-alanine-activating enzyme-like, whose protein sequence is MELLDRTIFKKCSKHIAIRHHHSGKAISEVSYEQLWNEMEKVAMVLREQHIEGKIIGVQLLHCPALIAVIGGIIISGNSFYCVGSHAIDQLLSEYGECASYFLEELEPTGECDDLQILLGLSVFAKHLILAVSVSRTVCYPGLAFCVRTSGSTGRPKTVLVPSACIMPNVLSLTDRLELCERDVIFVCSLPTFDPFVVDILMGLRAGATLLLVDNSIRLSAKRLLSRLFPGVTVMQLTPSMFARWDKIDVLQVIFGPATTLRILVLGGEKFPTFKRPAESRVRVYNIYGITEVSCWSMIQQVCLENEEEIPLGKPLDHSITLQLRNLDDERLLAETNTNGSKIGQLYIGSSSRKCAILGNADESYDTLSGEGVVFRPTGDVVELTQDGKYYYRGRSNRMIKRFGWRVSLSEVESVVQSHPSVLQCALCFFSEKNSLVMFVKADSNDCAVEETLWPEMRAKLRPSNLPDELHRIDKFPLSAHGKVCADGLRQIYERLKRQTCADEKISAVDFFRNELSTMGIAHDCGLAKDGVSKKLKLNTSFIDLGGTSFAALRLHTALQDKFKAQLPELITLLIDPSIPLDEAFKYVERNVTTKSMRPVEAEASKHETSNSDLLTIVCHYNLKKCIDSRASIMFCEKFGHILTIGSHSGIVLTIIVDTNAVVSRILLPDRVECAVSFLTLENNVVRGVVGCYDGFLYCFDPFDGSQPWKYDAGAMIKCTPLVLPQTNVIIFGCYSPDANLHCIEGGQSSPTLRWKVQIGSKPILSQPVALGGENEGLILVTTLDGTLAAVSAASGHCVWRRALSSRNIPIFSTPTFLSEYNRIACCGVDGTFGIYDALGGTEISNHKLPGNVFSSIETLKHTNDRIHFIVGCYDRNLHCIEYLPVGGETLLPIWRIEVQSQIYAAPRSVKDHLIVCTTSGWVNLIDPNKIGQEATTEPNIIAAMKMKGELFATPVVHGDLVFMGCRDNFLYGIRVKV, encoded by the exons ATGGAACTGCTTGAtcgaacaatttttaaaaagtgCAGCAAACACATTGCCATAAGACATCACCATTCTGGTAAAGCCATCAGTGAAGTAAGCTACGAGCAGCTATGGAACGAAATGGAAAAGGTAGCGATGGTTTTACGGGAACAGCACATCGAAGGGAAAATTATCGGCGTACAATTGTTGCACTGTCCCGCACTGATTGCCGTTATAGGAGG CATTATCATCTCCGGTAACAGTTTCTACTGTGTAGGTTCACATGCAATCGATCAGCTTTTGTCCGAGTATGGTGAATGTGCTTCATACTTCTTGGAGGAGCTCGAACCAACCGGGGAGTGCGATGATCTGCAGATATTGTTGGGATTAAGCGTTTTCGCGAAGCACCTGATCCTTGCAGTCAGTGTATCCCGCACGGTATGCTACCCTGGGTTAGCCTTTTGTGTGCGAACCTCAGGTTCGACGGGTCGGCCCAAAACAGTGCTCGTGCCAAGCGCCTGCATAATGCCAAATGTACTGTCGCTCACCGATCGGTTAGAGTTGTGCGAGCGTGATGTCATTTTCGTATGCTCGCTTCCAACGTTTGATCCGTTTGTGGTCGACATTCTAATGGGGCTGCGGGCCGGTGCAACGCTACTGCTGGTGGATAACTCAATACGCTTGTCTGCTAAGCGTCTACTGTCCCGGCTCTTTCCGGGTGTGACGGTAATGCAACTGACACCTTCCATGTTCGCACGTTGGGATAAGATTGATGTATTGCAAGTTATATTTGGCCCTGCAACAACGCTCAG AATTCTGGTTTTAGGTGGAGAGAAATTTCCAACGTTCAAAAGACCGGCCGAAAGCCGAGTGCGTGTGTACAACATTTACGGCATAACGGAAGTTTCATGCTGGAGTATGATTCAACAAGTGTGCCTcgaaaatgaagaagaaattcCACTAGGAAAACCACTGGACCATTCGATAACGCTGCAGCTAAGAAACTTAGACGACGAACGTTTGCTAGCGGAAACAAATACGAACGGCTCTAAAATAGGTCAGCTCTACATCGGCAGCAGTTCTAGGAAATGTGCTATACTTGGAAATGCAGACGAAAGTTACGACACACTCTCTGGCGAAGGAGTCGTCTTCCGACCAACGGGAGATGTGGTGGAACTTACCCAAGACGGCAAATACTATTACCGCGGCCGGAGTAATCGGATGATCAAACGTTTCGGATGGCGGGTTAGCTTATCGGAAGTGGAATCAGTAGTGCAAAGCCATCCCTCCGTGCTGCAATGTGCGTTGTGCTTCTTcagtgaaaaaaatagtttggTGATGTTTGTTAAAGCAGACAGCAATGATTGCGCAGTGGAAGAGACGCTTTGGCCCGAAATGCGAGCTAAGTTAAGGCCTTCAAATCTCCCAGACGAGCTGCATCGGATCGACAAGTTTCCTCTGTCTGCTCACGGTAAAGTTTGTGCTGATGGTTTGCGACAGATTTACGAACGGCTAAAACGGCAAACCTGCGCTGATGAGAAAATTTCAGCGGTGGATTTTTTTCGAAATGAACTCAGCACGATGGGTATTGCACATGATTGCGGGCTTGCTAAAGATGGCGTAAGTAAAAAACTGAAATTAAACACATCGTTCATCGATCTTGGAGGAACATCGTTTGCCGCTCTTCGTTTGCACACCGCTTTGCAAGACAAGTTTAAAGCACAATTGCCAGAACTGATTACACTGCTGATAGACCCATCGATTCCGTTGGACGAGGCATTCAAATATGTCGAAAGGAATGTTACAACTAAAAGCATGCGTCCCGTGGAAGCTGAAGCGAGCAAGCATGAAACTTCGAATAGTGATTTGCTAACGATCGTTTGTCACTACAATTTGAAGAAGTGTATAGATTCCCGTGCGTCAATAATGTTTTGCGAAAAATTCGGCCATATCCTAACGATTGGCAGTCATTCTGGGATAGTATTAACGATAATTGTCGACACAAATGCAGTCGTTTCAAGGATTTTGCTACCAGACCGTGTGGAATGTGCCGTCAGTTTTCTCACGCTCGAGAACAACGTTGTACGGGGTGTGGTAGGATGCTACGACGGGTTTTTGTATTGCTTCGATCCGTTCGATGGGAGCCAACCATGGAAGTACGACGCTGGAGCAATGATCAAGTGTACTCCTCTCGTGTTGCCGCAAACGAATGTAATCATCTTCGGATGCTACAGCCCCGATGCCAACTTGCACTGTATTGAAGGG GGACAGTCTAGTCCGACGTTGCGATGGAAGGTGCAGATAGGAAGCAAACCAATTTTATCCCAACCGGTAGCTTTAGGTGGTGAGAATGAAGGATTAATTCTAGTTACCACTTTGGATGGCACGTTGGCAGCAGTAAGCGCAGCCTCAGGTCATTGTGTATGGAGGCGAGCATTATCGTCGCGCAATATTCCGATATTTAGCACACCCACATTTCTCTCCGAGTACAACAGAATTGCCTGCTGTGGAGTGGATGGCACCTTCGGAATATACGATGCATTAGGTGGGACGGAG ATATCGAATCATAAGCTTCCCGGCAATGTGTTTTCATCGATCGAAACATTAAAACATACCAACGATCGAATACATTTCATTGTTGGATGTTACGATCGAAACTTGCACTGCATTGAATATTTACCGGTTGGCGGTGAAACCCTACTGCCCATATGGCGAATAGAAGTTCAATCACAAATCTACGCAGCTCCACGATCGGTTAAAGATCATCTGATAGTTTGCACCACATCGGGTTGGGTTAACTTAATCGATCCGAACAAAATCGGCCAAGAGGCAACGACGGAGCCCAACATTATTGCCGCCATGAAGATGAAAGGTGAACTATTTGCCACGCCTGTTGTACATGGCGATTTAGTATTTATGGGATGTAGGGATAACTTTTTGTATGGCATTAGGGTGAAGGTATAA
- the LOC118517340 gene encoding iron-sulfur cluster assembly 2 homolog, mitochondrial-like has translation MNALVQRRFAFPIASLLQRRLLSNAAPNAADASSVQLSNTCINRLKEICKTNSFLRVAVEGGGCSGFQYKFSVEKQLGDDDVVVSRDGVQVAIDSASIEYLSGATIDYHTELIRSGFRVINNPKADQGCSCGASFTVKLD, from the exons ATGAACGCGCTCGTGCAAAGACG CTTTGCTTTTCCCATCGCGTCGCTACTACAACGTCGATTGTTGTCAAATGCGGCACCGAATGCAGCCGACGCAAGCTCGGTGCAGCTGAGCAATACCTGCATCAATCGCTTGAAGGAAATTTGCAAAACCAACTCCTTTCTTCGCGTTGCGGTAGAAGGAGGCGGCTGCTCCGGCTTTCAGTACAAATTCTCGGTTGAAAAACAGCTCGGCGACGATGACGTCGTCGTGAGCCGGGACGGTGTACAGGTGGCGATCGATAGTGCATCGATCGAGTATCTGAGCGGCGCCACCATCGACTACCACACGGAATTGATACGTTCCGGGTTCCGTGTGATAAACAACCCCAAGGCAGATCAAGGCTGCTCCTGTGGCGCCTCGTTTACGGTAAAATTGGACTAA
- the LOC118517337 gene encoding 4'-phosphopantetheine phosphatase-like produces MTNQGNPAAEGFSHCTLLASVDAYNPDTLDLYQDLEANRYWFACFNDMLAKFERQAMASQSTDASAKNRAQSFREHCVAMFDKLQQDRRETETLGIRNLLEVIESGLRKFGFDDPWKEQKTIENKASVGLLKHRLQQLDSIASEREKWTELVRGVLAGNMFDWGAQAVTKILETNNGFGLQQALDRIQKRPWLIDDLDGWLNRMQHEPPHRCATIFTDNAGIDFVLGIVPLVRELLKRNTKVLLCATRNPAINDITYSELTRAIADCCKECDILRTAYSEQNRLLLFGNDQIGPCLDFRMISKDLAVAIEQNKVDLLIIVGMARALHTNLYAKFVCETFKLAVVKNEWLAKRLGGETFSVVCKYER; encoded by the exons ATGACCAACCAAGGAAATCCCGCAGCCGAGGGCTTCTCGCACTGTACCCTGTTGGCAAGCGTCGATGCGTACAACCCCGATACGCTGGATCTTTATCAGGATCTGGAGGCGAACCGGTATTGGTTCGCTTGCTTCAACGACATGTTGGCCAAGTTCGAACGCCAGGCGATGGCGAGCCAGTCGACGGATGCCAGCGCAAAAAACCGTGCCCAGTCCTTCCGGGAGCACTGTGTGGCTATGTTCGATAAGCTGCAGCAGGACAGACG CGAAACGGAAACACTTGGCATCAGAAATCTGCTGGAGGTGATCGAAAGTGGTCTCCGAAAGTTTGGCTTTGACGATCCCTGGAAGGAACagaaaacgatcgaaaatAAAGCATCTGTAGGGCTGCTAAAACATCGGCTACAGCAGCTGGACAGCATAGCgagcgaaagggaaaaatggACCGAGCTGGTCCGTGGTGTATTAGCTG GTAACATGTTCGATTGGGGCGCTCAGGCTGTGACAAAAATTTTAGAAACAAATAATGGTTTCGGCCTCCAGCAGGCGCTGGATCGAATACAAAAAAGGCCGTGGTTGATTGACGATCTAGATGGCTGGCTTAACAGGATGCAG CACGAACCACCACACCGCTGTGCTACGATTTTCACCGACAATGCCGGCATAGACTTTGTATTGGGCATTGTACCTTTGGTGCGCGAGTTGCTGAAGCGCAACACCAAAGTGTTGCTGTGCGCAACGCGTAATCCAGCAATCAACGATATTACCTACTCCGAGCTGACCAGAGCGATCGCCGATTGCTGCAAGGAGTGTGATATTCTGCGAACCGCCTACAGCGAACAAAACCGATTGTTGCTCTTCGGTAACGATCAAATCGGTCCATGCCTTGACTTTCGAATGATTTCAAAAG ATTTAGCAGTAGCGATCGAACAAAATAAGGTCGATCTATTGATTATCGTCGGAATGGCACGGGCGCTGCACACCAACCTGTACGCAAAATTCGTGTGCGAAACATTCAAACTGGCTGTCGTAAAGAACGAATGGTTGGCAAAACGGTTAGGCGGAGAAACGTTTTCGGTGGTGTGTAAATATGAAAGGTAA
- the LOC118517338 gene encoding probable peroxisomal membrane protein PEX13, whose product MATNFRNTTLNEERIFGNTSGLNTSGGLISTSHPPPLPPRPAFSGGGGDMMFGNRYGYAGQSGYHGYNPYGGYSSMDMYGPRSYGGYGMGQGYGGYGSGAYGGGAFNYPEHRFIQLAEESSRPAFQILESLVGAVGNVATMLDSTFFAVTSSFRAVLSVAANLAHLKGTFAQFWSSLAVVRAAVWLYKKMLYKLRITKSDPTMDAFKEAFNGSASTDAAVNNPRKHSSSLLAALFMGFMLSVPYMLIKLFAPKVTEDSALNDPTLWSNPVEVQALHKFDASNAQEMSIRAGQLVLLAPKQIQTDKHLLNTGWVLAASADRKTCGIIPLNYVQALKQTIESQ is encoded by the exons ATGGCGACCAACTTCCGCAACACAACCCTTAATGAGGAAAGGATATTCGGCAATACCAGTGGCCTAAACACGTCGGGCGGATTGATTTCTACGAGTCATCCGCCCCCATTGCCACCCAGACCAGCGTTTTCTGGAGGTGGGGGAGATATGATGTTCGGTAATCGGTACGGATACGCTGGCCAATCTGGATACCACGGTTACAACCCTTACGGAGGATATTCCTCGATGGATATGTACGGGCCCAGAAGCTACGGGGGATATGGGATGGGCCAAGGATACGGTGGATACGGTAGCGGAGCATATGGCGGTGGAGCATTCAATTATCCTGAGCACAG GTTTATTCAACTAGCAGAGGAGAGCTCACGACCCGCTTTTCAGATCCTTGAATCACTCGTTGGTGCGGTGGGTAATGTGGCAACGATGCTGGATTCCACTTTCTTTGCCGTCACCAGCTCATTCCGTGCAGTGCTGAGTGTGGCCGCCAACTTGGCACACCTGAAGGGAACATTTGCTCAATTCTGGTCATCGCTAGCGGTTGTACGCGCGGCTGTGTGGTTGTATAAAAA GATGCTGTACAAACTAAGAATAACAAAATCAGATCCAACAATGGACGCATTTAAGGAAGCATTCAATGGTTCTGCAAGTACCGATGCCGCCGTAAACAATCCGAGAAAGCATTCTTCTTCCCTGTTAGCTGCCCTGTTCATGGGTTTCATGCTGTCCGTACCGTATATGTTGATAAAACTATTCGCACCAAAAGTAACAGAAGATAGTG CATTAAACGACCCTACCCTGTGGAGCAATCCAGTAGAGGTACAGGCATTGCACAAGTTCGATGCATCGAACGCTCAAGAGATGTCGATCCGCGCGGGACAATTAGTGTTGCTTGCACCGAAACAAATTCAAACCGACAAACACCTGCTAAACACCGGCTGGGTACTAGCGGCTTCGGCTGATCGAAAGACGTGCGGAATCATTCCACTAAACTACGTACAAGcactaaaacaaacaatagaaagTCAGTAG